A window of Gossypium raimondii isolate GPD5lz chromosome 7, ASM2569854v1, whole genome shotgun sequence genomic DNA:
TTCACCCTAGAATTTTTGTTagtcttataaaaataaaatgaaaaaatattgaagcAGAAGTATGGCGACGATAACAGCTACACAACAACACCACCATCCGGCATCGCTAGAGGAAGTCCGTACGCTTTGGATAGGAGACCTCCAGTTTTGGGTCGACGAGTCTTACCTCAACTCTTGCTTTGCTCACACCGGCGAGGTTCCCCATTCTCTCCCTTCTTATATACTCGTAATCTTTCTCTATGTCTAGATCAGTCTGGGTTTTGCTCTGTTGGtttttttgaatctttttcTACAATTTTGAATCTTATATGAAGTTTTCTTATCTTCTTAACATTCTTTTGTTTTAGAGGAAAACcataaattgatatattattgGATCAAGAATCGAGTTCGATAACAATTCTATCAAATTATTGTAAAGTTACTCGTCAAATCAAGAAGCTAAAAGTTACCGTTTATGCCTCAAATTAtaacttgaaattattttaattgcacATCGCACTCGACGACAGgggtttttttccttttttttttttcaaagcaaTGTGATAACTGAATAATGATTTTAGTGTGTGAAAGCAATTTGGCTGCTACTGCAAAAGCTAGGGGCCAATAGAGGTTTGTAATAACCTATAGCTTAATCAACCTGACTTGCTTTCTGCACCAGTATTTTGGATGAGCACAAAGAAAGTGTTTGGTTAAGAATCTAAGGAGTACTCGGTGGATCAGGCTTGTTGAATTGATATTGATTAGTAGATGCTGGATTTGAGATGAACTATTATTTCCATTCTCTGCAGCTAGTCTCCATAAAAATTATTCGCAACAAGATCACTGGCCAGCCTGAGGGATATGGGTTTGTGGAGTTTGTTTCTCATCAAGCAGCTGAAAGGATACTGCAGACTTACAATGGTACAACAATGCCTGGAACTGATCAAATGTTTAGGTTAAATTGGGCATCATTTGGCATTGGAGAAAGACGTACTGATCCAGGGCTGGAGCATTCTATTTTTGTTGGGGATTTGGCACCCGATGTTACAGATTATCTATTGCAAGAAACCTTTCGAGCTCACTATCAATCTGTTAGAGGTGCCAAGGTTGTGACTGATCCAAATACTGGACGCTCAAAGGGTTATGGGTTTGTTAAATTTGCTGATGAGATGGAGAGAAATCGTGCTATGACTGAGATGAACGGTGTCTATTGCTCAACTAGAGCTATGCGAATTAGTGCAGCAACACCAAAGAAGACCACTGCTGGTTTTCAGCAGCAATATGCGGTTGCAAAAGGTCAGTCTTTTCCTTAACTTTGTTTGAGAAAAACCATTTCCagatttatttactttcttacTTGCTTCCAAAATCATGTTATCCTTCTGTGTTGTCCATTTACATCACAGGGTTGTCCTCAAATTTATGGTGCTAGCATTAGTGCCATTTTGAATAGAAAGGTGCATCATGCATGGTGAAAAAGAGGCACCACTTGATAAATTTACtactgatttttattttatttttactttttttggtgGTTTGGTGAACCTTCCATTAAAGAGTGACAAATGAAAGGCTTTCATGAAAGTTCTTGTAGAATCAATAATGAAGGTATCATATCGTACAAGTCAaatcatgaattttaattgcatCCAATCTCCAAAAAGTTCCAATTATTTCAAACTTTCCATTTTTGaaacataatatttatataatcctTGTGAACAAGATTGAACCTTATTCCATGGTATTTACATGCAATTCCACTTTTTTATTCTTAAGCATGTCCTCAAGCGGGGCTAGTTGATCCATGATTTATGTTTCATCTTTCATTGCCTACttgtttgttttgaaaaatatatcgATCAATTGCTTTTTTTCTGATTGAGATGTATGAATCCATGAATCAAATCTTATTCCACGATATTTACATGAGATTCCACTTTTTTGTTCTTAAGCAAGTTCCCAAGCTGGCTTAGTTGATCCGTGATGTAtgtttcatctttctttctctttttttttttttttgtttcgaaAAATATTCAATTCCAATTCTTTTCAACTGACTCTTTACTAATTGAGATGTATGGATCCATGAAGCTATATCTATATAGATCTTATTAATTCTCCCCATCTGTGTTTGCTGTCCTATGAGTCTTTTCCATGTTGTGTACGGCATTGCCACTCCTTTTGGTAGCTTCCACTAACATAGAACTGAATTTGAATGCCATATTTTGATCTAGATGTTTTTGGTATGCCCTTAATAatcaatgaaataaatatattttatatgcttTGAAGATTATGTCCTTTTTTTGCTACTTTCAAAATATTACTATCCAactatatatgtaatatatatccCAAATATGTTTATGAATAAAACAAGTCATGCTacaattcttttcttttcatggcaatttagatttattgaattattttaccttttttgtTAGTTTAGTTGAGATGTGAACATGATGAATATCACCATGTATGCTTGTTTGGGGTGGGTGGGCTAAGGAATTGAGTATTTGTGCCAATAACTTTATGTACATTGGTCTTTGATACTTTAGCTGTATTGGATATTAGGCACATGATGTAAAATACACTTAACCATGGTTTTTATGCAGCTGTATATCCAGTTCCAGCTTATACAACTCCCGTGGAGGTGCTCCCACCAGATAACGATAATACTAATACCACAGTAAGTGAGGTATACTCAagttattttagaaattatctCTTCTCTTTGACTTACTATCCTATTTTATGAAGATTTTTGTTGGCAACTTGGATCCAAATGTTACAGAAGAGGAGTTGAAGCAATTCTTTTCACCATTAGGAGAGATTGTTTATGTCAAGATTCCTGCAGCCAAAGGATGTGGTTTTGTACAGTTTGCCACCAGGTAAAATCAAGTCAAACCATGATTACTCTGATTTCTAGAAGTTGTTTTCTACTtgtttcttttagggggtaacGGGATGTGAGGTAATCAATTATGAGCTATATATTTTACTTCATGACCTTTTTATCAGAATGAACCAAACAGATATTGAAAAGATTGCCTTTCACATGCACCATGGTCATTTTGAGTTCTTGGTCATGTCATTTGGATTTATGAATGCTCTTCAACCTTT
This region includes:
- the LOC105794271 gene encoding polyadenylate-binding protein RBP47B' — encoded protein: MATITATQQHHHPASLEEVRTLWIGDLQFWVDESYLNSCFAHTGELVSIKIIRNKITGQPEGYGFVEFVSHQAAERILQTYNGTTMPGTDQMFRLNWASFGIGERRTDPGLEHSIFVGDLAPDVTDYLLQETFRAHYQSVRGAKVVTDPNTGRSKGYGFVKFADEMERNRAMTEMNGVYCSTRAMRISAATPKKTTAGFQQQYAVAKAVYPVPAYTTPVEVLPPDNDNTNTTIFVGNLDPNVTEEELKQFFSPLGEIVYVKIPAAKGCGFVQFATRTSAEDAIQRMQGQMIGQQVVRISWGRSPTAKQDLPGAWGTQVDPNQWSAYYGYGQGYDAYAYGATQDPSLYAYGAYAGYAQYSQQIEGSQEMAAMTAAVPGVEQREESYDPLATPDVDKLNATYLSVHGSAMVGRPLWLRTSFLPQA